In one Mycobacteroides chelonae genomic region, the following are encoded:
- a CDS encoding Rossmann-like and DUF2520 domain-containing protein: MSEAFNVDSQADGPLDGLRPARLAVGIISAGRVGTAMGVALEAAGHFVVACSAVSDASRRRAEERLPESQVLSAQEVAPRAELLILAVPDHELGALVSGLATTGSVRPGTIVVHTSGANGITILEPLTALGCVPLAIHPAMTFVGGDEDIERLPNACFGITAADEIGYAIGTALVLEIGGEPVRVREDARTLYHAALAHGSNHVVTLVLDAVEALRSALWGQELLGQETIGDGPGGLPERMLAPLIRAAVTNALDRGQSALTGPVARGDGAAIGRHLDALTEADPALAEAYRADARRTAQRAHAPQSVFAALEPRTR, translated from the coding sequence ATGTCTGAGGCTTTCAATGTCGATAGCCAAGCCGATGGGCCACTTGATGGCTTGCGGCCCGCGCGTCTGGCTGTCGGGATTATCTCGGCCGGCCGAGTGGGTACTGCCATGGGCGTCGCGCTGGAGGCGGCGGGCCATTTCGTTGTCGCATGCAGCGCGGTATCTGATGCCTCGCGTCGGCGTGCCGAGGAACGACTGCCGGAAAGTCAGGTCCTGTCCGCCCAGGAGGTCGCTCCGCGTGCCGAGCTACTGATCCTTGCAGTACCGGATCACGAGCTGGGGGCCTTGGTCTCGGGGCTTGCCACTACCGGTTCGGTACGGCCCGGAACCATCGTGGTGCACACGTCGGGCGCCAACGGCATCACGATCCTGGAGCCGTTGACTGCCCTCGGGTGCGTGCCGCTGGCCATCCATCCGGCCATGACGTTCGTAGGCGGGGATGAGGATATTGAGCGACTTCCCAATGCCTGCTTTGGAATTACCGCGGCCGACGAGATCGGTTACGCGATCGGTACGGCGCTGGTGCTGGAGATAGGCGGCGAGCCGGTACGAGTGCGCGAGGACGCCCGCACTCTCTATCACGCCGCCCTGGCGCACGGAAGCAACCACGTGGTGACGCTGGTACTAGATGCGGTTGAGGCGCTGCGATCGGCGCTATGGGGTCAGGAACTGTTGGGGCAGGAGACCATCGGTGATGGACCGGGCGGGTTGCCCGAACGGATGCTGGCGCCGTTGATTCGTGCCGCCGTCACCAATGCGCTGGACCGTGGGCAGTCAGCTCTGACAGGTCCGGTGGCGCGGGGAGACGGCGCGGCCATCGGGCGCCACCTGGATGCACTGACCGAGGCGGATCCGGCGCTGGCCGAGGCATACCGCGCCGATGCTCGACGTACTGCGCAGCGGGCGCACGCACCCCAATCGGTTTTCGCCGCACTGGAACCCCGGACTAGGTAG
- a CDS encoding type III pantothenate kinase: MLLAIDVRNTHTVLGLVSGTGEHAKVVQHWRIRTEPEITADELALTIDGLIGDDSETLTGVAALSTVPSVLHEMRGMFDQYWSAVPQVLIEPGVRTGLPLLVDNPKEVGADRIVNCLAAHHRFGSACIVVDFGSSICVDVVSAKGEFLGGAIAPGVQVSSDAAAARSAALRRVELTRPRSVVGKNTVECMQAGAVFGFAGLVDGLVERVRRDIEGFGGAGATVVATGHTAPLILPETHTVDRYEAHLTLDGLRLVYERNRADQRGKPRSAK; the protein is encoded by the coding sequence GTGCTGCTGGCCATCGACGTACGTAACACCCACACCGTCCTCGGACTGGTATCGGGCACCGGCGAGCATGCCAAGGTTGTTCAGCACTGGCGGATTCGCACGGAACCCGAGATCACCGCCGATGAGCTGGCCCTCACCATCGACGGACTGATCGGCGATGACAGCGAGACACTGACCGGTGTCGCGGCACTGTCCACCGTGCCCTCGGTGCTGCACGAAATGCGGGGAATGTTCGATCAGTACTGGTCGGCTGTTCCGCAGGTCCTCATCGAGCCGGGCGTGCGTACGGGCTTGCCGCTGCTCGTCGACAACCCGAAAGAGGTCGGCGCCGACCGAATCGTGAATTGCCTTGCCGCGCACCATAGATTTGGTTCGGCGTGCATCGTGGTCGACTTTGGATCCTCGATCTGTGTGGACGTGGTGTCGGCCAAGGGTGAATTCCTGGGAGGGGCCATCGCGCCGGGTGTGCAGGTGTCCTCTGATGCCGCAGCCGCCCGCAGTGCCGCCCTGCGACGGGTGGAGCTGACGCGGCCGCGTTCCGTCGTCGGCAAGAACACCGTCGAGTGCATGCAAGCGGGGGCGGTCTTCGGATTCGCCGGGCTGGTGGACGGGCTTGTCGAGCGGGTGCGCCGGGATATCGAAGGCTTTGGCGGCGCCGGTGCCACGGTGGTGGCCACCGGACACACGGCCCCATTGATCCTTCCCGAGACGCACACGGTGGACCGCTACGAGGCGCACCTCACCCTCGACGGTTTGCGATTGGTGTACGAGCGCAACCGGGCCGACCAGCGCGGTAAGCCCCGCTCGGCGAAATAG
- the lsr2 gene encoding histone-like nucleoid-structuring protein Lsr2, which translates to MAKKVTVTLVDDVDGEAPADETVEFGIDGVTYEIDLSSKNAEKLRNQLTTWVEHARRVSGRRRGRGSSGSGRGRASIDREQSAAIREWARKNGHNVSSRGRIPAEVVDAFNAAN; encoded by the coding sequence ATGGCTAAGAAGGTCACGGTTACGCTTGTCGATGACGTCGATGGCGAGGCGCCAGCCGACGAGACCGTTGAATTCGGTATTGACGGCGTGACTTACGAGATCGACCTTTCTTCTAAGAATGCGGAGAAGCTGCGTAATCAGCTCACTACATGGGTCGAGCATGCTCGTCGCGTCAGTGGGCGCCGTCGTGGCCGGGGGAGTTCAGGGTCGGGTCGCGGGCGCGCGAGCATCGATCGTGAGCAGAGCGCCGCGATCCGCGAGTGGGCACGCAAGAACGGTCACAATGTGTCCTCGCGTGGCCGCATTCCCGCCGAAGTTGTCGACGCGTTCAACGCCGCCAACTAA
- the lysS gene encoding lysine--tRNA ligase: MTDPDAQTSLPEQFRIRQAKREKLLAEGIEPYPVEVPRTHSLKQVRDAYVDLETDTSTGDQVGVSGRVIFSRNTGKLCFATLQEGDGTSLQVMISLAGVGEQSLADWKTDVDLGDIVFVQGEVISSRRGELSVLADSWQMASKSLRPLPVAHKEMSEETRVRQRYVDLIVRPEARQIARQRVAVMRAVRDALHRRGFLELETPILQTLAGGAAARPFITHSNALDIDLYLRIAPELFLKRALVGGFDKIFELNRVFRNEGSDSTHSPEFVMLETYETYGTYDTAATMIRELIQEVADDAMGTRQVALPDGSTYDLDGEWTTMEMYPSLSEALGEEITPDTPIATLWKIAERVGAEIPTDRGYGHGKLIEELWEHQVGDKMYAPTFVRDFPVETSPLTRQHRSISGVTEKWDLYVRGFELATGYSELIDPVIQRERFVDQARLAAAGDDEAMSLDEDFLSAMEHAMPPAAGTGMGIDRLLMALTGLGIRETILFPIVRPTL; the protein is encoded by the coding sequence GTGACTGATCCTGACGCGCAGACCAGCTTGCCGGAACAATTTCGCATCCGGCAGGCCAAGCGCGAAAAGCTGCTCGCCGAGGGTATTGAACCGTATCCGGTGGAGGTACCCCGAACCCACAGCCTCAAGCAGGTTCGTGATGCGTACGTGGACCTGGAGACGGACACCAGCACGGGTGATCAGGTGGGTGTGTCAGGTCGCGTCATCTTCTCCCGGAATACCGGCAAGCTGTGTTTTGCGACGCTCCAGGAGGGCGACGGCACCTCATTACAGGTGATGATCAGCCTTGCCGGTGTCGGCGAGCAGTCCCTGGCGGACTGGAAAACCGATGTGGACCTCGGCGACATTGTGTTCGTACAGGGCGAGGTCATCAGCTCACGCCGAGGCGAACTGAGCGTCCTGGCAGACAGCTGGCAGATGGCTTCCAAGTCATTGCGCCCGCTTCCCGTTGCTCACAAGGAGATGTCCGAAGAGACCAGAGTGCGCCAGCGATATGTGGATCTCATCGTGCGACCCGAGGCGCGCCAGATTGCCCGGCAGCGTGTCGCGGTGATGCGCGCCGTTCGTGATGCTCTGCACCGACGGGGATTCCTGGAGTTGGAGACACCGATCCTGCAGACCCTCGCCGGAGGTGCTGCGGCCCGGCCGTTCATTACGCATTCCAACGCACTCGATATCGACCTGTATCTGCGTATTGCGCCGGAACTTTTCCTGAAAAGGGCGCTCGTCGGCGGTTTCGACAAGATTTTTGAGCTCAACAGAGTTTTTCGAAATGAAGGGTCAGATTCGACGCATTCTCCCGAATTCGTGATGCTGGAAACATATGAGACGTACGGCACATACGACACCGCTGCAACAATGATCCGCGAGCTCATACAGGAGGTAGCGGACGACGCAATGGGAACTAGGCAGGTGGCGTTGCCCGACGGGTCGACCTACGACTTGGACGGTGAGTGGACGACGATGGAAATGTATCCGTCGTTGTCGGAAGCTCTTGGCGAGGAGATCACGCCTGATACACCGATTGCCACGCTATGGAAGATCGCCGAGCGAGTGGGCGCAGAGATTCCCACCGACCGCGGCTACGGGCACGGAAAACTCATCGAAGAACTGTGGGAGCACCAGGTCGGTGACAAAATGTACGCGCCGACGTTTGTCAGAGATTTCCCAGTTGAGACGTCTCCACTGACTCGTCAGCACCGAAGCATCTCCGGCGTGACCGAGAAGTGGGATTTGTATGTTCGGGGCTTCGAATTGGCAACGGGATACTCGGAGTTGATCGATCCGGTGATTCAGCGTGAAAGGTTCGTTGACCAGGCTCGTTTGGCCGCGGCTGGTGATGATGAGGCGATGAGCCTCGATGAGGATTTCCTCAGTGCGATGGAACACGCAATGCCGCCAGCGGCGGGAACCGGCATGGGTATCGACCGGTTGTTGATGGCGCTTACCGGACTGGGAATTCGCGAGACGATCCTGTTTCCGATCGTCCGGCCTACGCTTTGA
- the folE gene encoding GTP cyclohydrolase I FolE → MNSPETAERNGQPAGHVFDQARAEAAVRELLLAVGEDPDRHGLVDTPARVARAYKEIFAGLYTDPDTVLNTTFDEQHDELVLVKSIPMYSTCEHHLVSFHGVAHVGYIPGKHGRVTGLSKIARLVDLYAKRPQVQERLTAQIADALVRKLEPRGVIVVVEAEHLCMAMRGVRKPGATTTTSAVRGQFKSDAASRAEVLDLMMRA, encoded by the coding sequence ATGAACTCGCCCGAGACGGCCGAGCGCAACGGCCAGCCGGCTGGTCACGTCTTCGACCAGGCACGTGCCGAGGCTGCGGTCCGTGAACTGCTCTTAGCGGTTGGTGAGGACCCGGACCGGCATGGGCTGGTGGACACGCCCGCCCGCGTGGCGCGCGCGTACAAGGAGATATTTGCCGGTCTCTACACCGACCCGGATACGGTGTTGAACACCACCTTTGACGAACAGCACGACGAGTTGGTGCTGGTGAAATCGATACCGATGTACTCGACATGTGAACATCACTTGGTGTCGTTTCACGGTGTGGCACATGTGGGGTACATCCCCGGTAAGCACGGCCGGGTTACCGGACTATCGAAAATCGCTCGGCTGGTTGACCTTTACGCAAAACGGCCTCAAGTGCAGGAGCGGTTGACGGCACAGATCGCCGACGCGTTGGTGCGCAAGTTGGAGCCGCGCGGCGTAATCGTCGTGGTCGAAGCCGAGCATTTGTGTATGGCCATGCGCGGTGTGCGCAAGCCCGGAGCGACAACAACCACCTCCGCGGTGCGTGGCCAGTTCAAGAGTGACGCCGCCTCGCGGGCCGAGGTTCTCGACCTGATGATGAGGGCATGA
- the panC gene encoding pantoate--beta-alanine ligase, with protein MTSLYGPKGYLSGELTVHHDPDTMYDVSKALRHTGRRIMLVPTMGALHEGHLTLVRHARKVPGAVVVVSIFVNPLQFGVGEDLDAYPRTLESDVEKLRGEGVELVFAPNAEAMYPHGQRTTVQPGPLGAELEGASRPTHFAGMLTVVLKLLQIVAPDQAYFGEKDYQQLVLIRQMVADLNLKTRIVPIPIVREADGLAMSSRNVYLSEEHREQAGALSAALLAGIYSASAGTESALDAARAVLDEVPAIEVDYLEVRGADLGPAPAQGPGRMLVAAKLGTTRLLDNVPLELGGGIGSSGPADPDHALPWRN; from the coding sequence ATGACGAGTTTGTATGGGCCGAAGGGCTACCTCAGTGGAGAACTGACCGTTCACCATGATCCCGACACGATGTACGACGTGTCGAAGGCATTGCGGCACACCGGACGCCGGATCATGTTGGTACCGACCATGGGTGCGCTGCATGAGGGCCATCTGACGCTAGTCCGGCATGCCCGGAAGGTGCCCGGCGCGGTGGTCGTGGTGTCGATCTTCGTCAATCCCTTACAGTTCGGCGTCGGCGAGGATCTCGATGCGTACCCGCGCACCCTGGAATCGGATGTCGAAAAGCTCCGTGGCGAGGGTGTCGAGCTGGTGTTCGCTCCGAATGCGGAGGCGATGTATCCCCATGGGCAACGCACCACCGTCCAGCCGGGACCGCTTGGTGCCGAACTTGAGGGTGCCTCGCGTCCAACGCATTTCGCCGGCATGCTGACAGTTGTGCTGAAGCTGCTGCAGATCGTGGCTCCCGACCAGGCATACTTCGGCGAGAAGGACTACCAGCAGCTGGTGCTCATCAGGCAGATGGTCGCCGATCTCAACCTCAAGACGCGCATCGTTCCGATACCGATTGTCCGTGAGGCGGACGGGCTGGCGATGTCCTCGCGGAATGTCTACCTGAGCGAGGAACACCGCGAGCAGGCCGGTGCACTGTCGGCCGCGCTACTTGCCGGAATTTACTCGGCTTCGGCCGGCACGGAATCGGCACTGGACGCGGCCCGCGCGGTACTCGACGAGGTGCCCGCGATCGAGGTGGACTACCTGGAGGTTCGCGGCGCCGATCTGGGCCCCGCACCCGCACAAGGACCCGGCCGCATGCTGGTGGCCGCCAAGCTGGGTACTACCCGGCTACTGGACAACGTTCCCCTGGAATTGGGCGGCGGAATCGGCTCTTCCGGACCCGCGGACCCCGATCACGCACTGCCCTGGCGAAACTGA
- the folP gene encoding dihydropteroate synthase yields the protein MIAGVTDTPALTHILGVVNVTDDSFSDGGQFIKQSDAVAHGLALASAGADIIDVGGQSTRPGATPIRQKIEMQRVIPVIKELASHGINVSVDTMRAEVAAAAVEAGANMVNDVSGGRADPEMAPLMASLGLPWILMHWRSKDFIHTSSAKNYGDVVADVSRELMESVEVALKAGVSQDKLILDPGLGFAKTARHNWLLLQAIPDLQELGYPILIGASRKRFLGSLLTDLKGVERPADGRETATAVITALGALHEVWGVRVHDVTASMDALKVVRAWETGGVETIEEDEEEGREHLPEQQTEPEPTPAAEIAQDEVTMEVTVRTARPEPSKTAGGKWRREVAQRGTKGGAK from the coding sequence ATGATCGCCGGCGTGACGGATACCCCCGCATTGACCCATATTCTGGGAGTCGTCAACGTCACCGACGACTCCTTCTCTGACGGTGGGCAATTTATCAAGCAATCGGATGCGGTGGCGCACGGGCTGGCGCTTGCCTCTGCGGGCGCCGACATCATCGATGTCGGCGGGCAGTCGACGCGGCCGGGCGCGACGCCGATCAGGCAGAAGATTGAAATGCAGCGGGTCATTCCGGTGATCAAAGAGCTTGCCAGCCATGGGATCAACGTCAGTGTTGACACCATGCGCGCCGAGGTCGCGGCCGCTGCGGTGGAGGCGGGTGCGAACATGGTCAACGATGTCTCGGGCGGCCGGGCAGACCCGGAGATGGCCCCGCTGATGGCGAGTCTGGGGTTGCCGTGGATTCTGATGCATTGGCGCTCAAAGGATTTCATACACACATCGAGTGCTAAGAACTACGGTGACGTGGTTGCCGATGTCTCGCGCGAGCTCATGGAGTCGGTAGAGGTCGCGCTCAAGGCCGGGGTTTCTCAGGACAAGCTGATCCTTGACCCGGGTCTTGGCTTCGCCAAGACTGCCCGTCACAATTGGCTTTTACTCCAAGCGATTCCGGACCTACAGGAGCTGGGTTACCCGATTCTCATCGGCGCCTCCCGGAAACGATTCCTGGGTTCGCTACTTACCGACCTCAAGGGCGTGGAGCGTCCGGCCGACGGGCGTGAAACCGCAACGGCCGTCATCACCGCGCTCGGCGCGCTTCATGAGGTATGGGGTGTGCGGGTTCACGACGTCACGGCATCCATGGACGCGCTGAAGGTGGTGCGGGCCTGGGAGACTGGCGGTGTCGAGACCATCGAAGAGGACGAGGAAGAGGGGCGCGAGCACCTCCCGGAACAGCAGACCGAGCCCGAACCCACGCCCGCCGCCGAAATCGCTCAGGACGAGGTGACCATGGAGGTGACCGTGCGGACCGCTCGACCCGAACCCAGTAAGACCGCAGGGGGGAAGTGGCGTCGTGAGGTTGCCCAGCGCGGCACCAAGGGCGGCGCGAAATGA
- a CDS encoding DUF3180 domain-containing protein: MGPTRIRELLLGGAVTAILGFFFVSVAYGSLPPIPLLGGVSLLALAIAEGGWAFYIRNKVTDGEIGVGTGRLPALVVARSVVVAKASAWLGTLMTGWWLAMLVYILPRRAQLAAAAADTFGVVIATGCALALVVAGLWLQHCCKSPPDPPATPAR; encoded by the coding sequence ATGGGGCCCACTCGGATCCGTGAACTGCTGCTGGGGGGTGCCGTCACGGCGATCCTCGGCTTCTTCTTTGTCTCAGTGGCTTACGGTTCCCTGCCGCCGATCCCGCTGCTCGGGGGTGTTTCGCTGTTGGCGCTGGCGATCGCCGAGGGTGGCTGGGCGTTCTACATCCGCAACAAGGTCACTGACGGTGAGATCGGGGTTGGCACGGGACGTTTGCCGGCGCTTGTGGTGGCACGTTCGGTGGTGGTCGCGAAGGCCTCGGCATGGCTCGGCACGCTGATGACGGGATGGTGGCTGGCGATGCTGGTCTACATCCTGCCGCGGCGCGCGCAGCTGGCCGCGGCGGCAGCGGACACATTCGGCGTAGTGATCGCCACCGGTTGTGCATTGGCGCTCGTGGTCGCCGGGCTGTGGCTACAGCATTGCTGTAAGTCGCCACCCGACCCGCCCGCGACCCCCGCCCGGTAG
- the folK gene encoding 2-amino-4-hydroxy-6-hydroxymethyldihydropteridine diphosphokinase, translating into MTRAVLSIGSNLGDRLAHLQLVVDALGADVIGVSPVYQTAPWGPVPQSDYLNAVVIAQGREPREWLEVAHRLEQSAQRVRAERWGPRTLDVDVISCRQDADDTVVASEILSEDVELTLPHPRAHERAFVLVPWLALDPEAALTVEGRLRPVAELVAGLSEAERADVRRVDDTLTGPAA; encoded by the coding sequence GTGACCCGCGCGGTGCTGTCTATCGGATCCAATCTCGGTGACAGGCTCGCGCACCTGCAATTGGTCGTCGACGCGCTGGGCGCGGATGTGATCGGCGTTTCACCGGTGTATCAAACCGCACCGTGGGGACCGGTTCCGCAGTCTGACTACTTGAATGCCGTGGTCATCGCGCAGGGGCGTGAACCGCGGGAATGGCTCGAGGTGGCGCATCGCCTAGAGCAGTCTGCGCAGCGAGTACGCGCGGAACGCTGGGGCCCGCGGACTCTCGACGTTGATGTGATCAGCTGCAGACAGGATGCCGACGACACCGTAGTGGCTAGCGAGATCCTCTCCGAGGACGTGGAGCTGACACTGCCGCATCCCCGCGCGCACGAGCGCGCCTTTGTATTGGTGCCGTGGCTGGCGCTCGATCCGGAGGCCGCACTGACGGTCGAGGGGCGGCTCCGTCCAGTTGCCGAGCTGGTGGCAGGTCTGTCCGAAGCCGAACGTGCCGACGTCCGCCGTGTGGATGACACTCTGACTGGTCCGGCGGCGTAA
- the folB gene encoding dihydroneopterin aldolase, whose protein sequence is MTDRIELRGLKVFGYHGVFEHERRDGQEFSVDVTVWLDLDTAAATDQLTDTLDYGELAQRAAAIVSGPPRNLIESVAGAIADDVMTDARVHAVEAVVHKPDAPIPLTFSDVAVVARRSRRSRPGGSPQ, encoded by the coding sequence ATGACCGACCGCATCGAGTTGCGCGGCCTGAAAGTTTTTGGTTATCACGGAGTTTTCGAGCATGAGCGTCGCGACGGCCAGGAGTTCTCGGTAGACGTCACCGTCTGGCTGGACCTTGATACCGCGGCGGCCACGGATCAGCTGACCGACACCCTCGACTACGGGGAACTGGCTCAGCGGGCGGCCGCGATCGTGTCCGGTCCACCGCGCAATCTCATCGAATCGGTTGCCGGTGCGATCGCCGACGATGTGATGACCGATGCCAGGGTTCACGCAGTGGAGGCGGTGGTACACAAGCCCGACGCGCCAATTCCGTTGACGTTCAGCGATGTTGCGGTAGTGGCCCGCCGTTCCCGGAGATCGCGGCCCGGGGGATCACCGCAGTGA
- the panD gene encoding aspartate 1-decarboxylase, which translates to MFRTMMKSKIHRATVTHADLHYVGSVTIDPDLMEAADLLEGEQVTIVDIDNGARLETYAITGTRGSGVIGINGAAAHLVHPGDLVIIIAYGVMSDAEARAFTPRVVFVDSDNKQVELGEHSGDPAYVPENFGLVSPRGLV; encoded by the coding sequence ATGTTCCGCACGATGATGAAATCGAAGATCCATCGCGCCACCGTGACGCATGCCGATCTGCATTACGTCGGCTCGGTCACCATCGATCCAGACCTCATGGAGGCCGCCGACTTGCTGGAGGGCGAGCAGGTCACCATTGTCGACATCGACAATGGTGCTCGGCTGGAGACGTATGCGATCACCGGTACTCGTGGCAGCGGTGTCATCGGGATCAACGGTGCCGCAGCACATCTGGTACATCCTGGGGACCTGGTGATCATCATCGCCTACGGTGTGATGAGTGATGCGGAGGCACGCGCCTTCACGCCGCGTGTGGTGTTCGTCGACTCGGACAACAAGCAGGTTGAGCTGGGTGAGCACTCTGGCGATCCGGCCTACGTGCCCGAGAACTTCGGTCTGGTATCGCCCCGCGGTCTGGTGTAG
- a CDS encoding DUF6779 domain-containing protein, protein MTIPTRAAKPRRGSRRPGWALLTALLVLAIGSGIALVFTDKAIYLRVGLLLALWAAVIASFAALTYRRQSDTDQAKVRDQKLVYDLQLEREISARREYELTVESRLRQQLAGEIEAQAADEIATLRAELAALRTNLEILFNTELSERPAIEHDPIRALGPWPGAEPEPAPNVGAPAAAFTHSVREPQPAPAAEYQDVTAVEEDNRTSEYPIIDVAEDPHHVDEAEAPPTPPYPAPPYYGAAQPHEPEPYQQPVSSGTHWRPQPEPHVAQSPVPQPEPAVPAAPPAAEPVQQAYWAARQEDWDAAADGEDWDPTPQPIAPPEQVVPQPVWNEPAPEWNAPPPPPPSVWSPAPAEGQWLPPGTSGSNWASNEPAPAPSPYQAEPVVGRHSGSPSRHQAPAGPENAGGGHWAPEPSYPPPPPAPEQQSYPESSGGHRAPEPEEKRGRRRAPEPEESEEPRGRRRAPEPEESEESRGRRHVEETGGFSVADLLGRLQGDPSESSESGGGRRRRRED, encoded by the coding sequence ATGACGATTCCGACCCGAGCGGCGAAGCCTCGGCGTGGCAGCCGTCGCCCCGGGTGGGCGTTGCTGACCGCGTTGCTGGTGCTGGCGATCGGTTCCGGGATCGCCCTGGTTTTCACCGATAAGGCCATCTATCTACGCGTCGGCTTGTTGCTGGCGTTATGGGCCGCGGTCATCGCGTCATTCGCCGCGCTGACCTACCGCCGGCAGAGCGATACCGACCAGGCGAAGGTGCGCGACCAGAAGCTGGTTTACGACCTGCAGTTGGAGCGGGAGATTTCGGCGCGCCGCGAGTACGAGCTGACGGTCGAGAGCAGATTGCGCCAACAGCTGGCTGGGGAGATCGAGGCGCAGGCCGCCGATGAGATCGCGACTCTGCGTGCCGAGCTTGCCGCGTTGCGCACCAATCTGGAGATTCTCTTCAACACCGAGCTCAGTGAGCGTCCGGCGATCGAGCATGACCCGATTCGCGCGTTGGGGCCCTGGCCGGGAGCCGAGCCCGAGCCCGCACCGAACGTGGGCGCACCTGCTGCCGCATTCACCCACTCCGTCCGCGAGCCCCAACCCGCGCCGGCCGCCGAGTACCAGGACGTGACCGCGGTCGAGGAGGACAACCGGACATCGGAGTACCCGATCATCGATGTCGCCGAAGATCCCCATCATGTCGATGAGGCGGAGGCGCCTCCCACGCCGCCGTATCCGGCGCCTCCGTACTACGGTGCCGCGCAACCTCACGAGCCGGAGCCGTACCAACAGCCGGTCTCATCCGGTACACATTGGCGCCCGCAGCCGGAGCCGCATGTGGCCCAGTCCCCGGTGCCGCAGCCGGAGCCCGCGGTTCCGGCGGCACCGCCCGCTGCGGAGCCTGTGCAGCAAGCGTATTGGGCTGCCAGACAAGAGGATTGGGATGCCGCCGCCGACGGCGAGGACTGGGATCCGACACCCCAGCCCATCGCGCCTCCGGAGCAGGTTGTCCCCCAGCCCGTGTGGAACGAGCCCGCCCCGGAGTGGAACGCTCCGCCCCCGCCGCCTCCGAGCGTGTGGTCTCCGGCCCCCGCCGAAGGCCAGTGGTTGCCTCCCGGCACCAGCGGAAGCAACTGGGCATCCAACGAACCCGCACCTGCTCCAAGTCCGTATCAGGCAGAGCCAGTCGTCGGTCGTCATTCCGGATCGCCGTCACGGCACCAGGCCCCGGCCGGGCCCGAGAATGCCGGCGGTGGGCACTGGGCGCCCGAGCCTTCTTACCCGCCGCCACCGCCGGCCCCGGAACAACAGAGCTATCCGGAGAGCTCCGGGGGACACCGGGCGCCGGAACCTGAGGAGAAGCGCGGACGCCGACGGGCCCCCGAACCCGAGGAATCCGAAGAGCCACGTGGTCGTCGGCGGGCTCCGGAACCCGAAGAATCCGAGGAGTCGCGCGGTCGCCGCCATGTTGAGGAAACGGGTGGCTTCTCGGTCGCCGACCTGCTGGGACGTCTCCAGGGAGATCCTTCAGAGTCCTCGGAGTCCGGTGGCGGCCGCCGCCGGCGCCGCGAGGACTGA